A window of the Teredinibacter franksiae genome harbors these coding sequences:
- the dapD gene encoding 2,3,4,5-tetrahydropyridine-2,6-dicarboxylate N-succinyltransferase codes for MTKLYSLGLGIGTQNSKGEWLEVFYPQPLLNPSESIVNAAVKALDYTGGNKAIQLTLEMTANLGSALHEAGAEELAELCATLRSSIRPAVATLLESDEGPTSVPEGYLKLHLLSHRLVKPHGTNLTGLFGVLPNVAWTNRGAIDIEELPARQLKARSRGRLLDVDCIDKFPKMTNYVIPKGVRIADTSRVRLGAHIGEGTTVMHEGFVNFNAGTLGTSMVEGRISSGVTVGEGSDLGGGCSTMGTLSGGGNIVISVGKECLIGANAGTGIPLGDRCIVESGLYITAGTKLTLLDDKNNAVETVKARDLAGKNDLLFRRNSVTGGVECKTNKSAIALNDELHKNN; via the coding sequence ATGACCAAACTCTACAGTCTCGGCCTGGGCATAGGCACCCAGAACAGTAAAGGCGAATGGCTGGAAGTTTTCTACCCACAACCATTGCTCAACCCCAGCGAAAGTATTGTAAACGCCGCTGTAAAAGCACTGGATTACACCGGGGGTAACAAAGCCATCCAACTAACACTGGAAATGACCGCAAACCTAGGGAGTGCGCTGCATGAAGCTGGCGCAGAGGAACTGGCAGAACTTTGCGCAACACTGCGCTCCAGCATCCGCCCAGCTGTCGCCACTTTACTGGAAAGTGACGAAGGCCCTACCTCGGTGCCTGAAGGTTACCTGAAATTGCACCTGCTATCGCATCGCTTAGTGAAGCCCCACGGCACCAACCTTACCGGCCTGTTTGGTGTATTGCCTAACGTTGCCTGGACAAACCGCGGCGCCATCGACATAGAAGAGCTGCCAGCACGCCAGCTAAAGGCCCGCTCTCGTGGCCGCCTATTAGATGTAGATTGCATCGACAAATTCCCCAAAATGACCAACTACGTGATCCCCAAGGGAGTACGTATTGCCGATACATCACGCGTTAGGCTCGGGGCCCATATAGGTGAAGGTACCACCGTCATGCACGAAGGTTTTGTTAACTTCAATGCCGGTACTCTAGGCACCAGCATGGTAGAAGGGCGAATATCCTCCGGCGTGACCGTAGGTGAGGGCTCAGACCTAGGGGGCGGTTGCTCAACCATGGGCACCCTTTCTGGCGGTGGTAACATCGTTATTTCCGTAGGGAAAGAATGCTTGATTGGCGCCAACGCCGGTACCGGTATTCCGCTGGGAGACCGTTGTATTGTCGAATCTGGCCTTTACATTACCGCAGGCACGAAATTAACCCTACTCGACGACAAAAACAACGCAGTGGAAACCGTAAAAGCCCGTGATCTCGCCGGTAAAAACGACCTGCTGTTCCGCCGCAATTCTGTTACCGGCGGCGTTGAATGTAAAACTAACAAATCTGCCATTGCCCTAAACGACGAGTTGCACAAGAATAATTAG
- the dapE gene encoding succinyl-diaminopimelate desuccinylase: MTSPTLQLACQLIEKASVTPEDVGCQALMITRLEAIGFSVEHLRFGDVDNFWAIRGESGPILAFAGHTDVVPTGDERQWQTPPFEPTIKDGMLYGRGAADMKGSLAAMITACENFVAEYPNHSGRIAFLITSDEEGIAINGTVKVIEWLESRNEKISWCLVGEPSSTKDVGDIIKNGRRGSLGCELTVKGIQGHVAYPHLAKNPIHLVSPALAELAAENWDEGNDFFPATSFQVSNFNSGTGATNVIPGEAKIIFNFRFSTETTDEQLRERAETILQKHNFEYDINWSLSGQPFLTAAGELVDAAVNAIKKVTGRNTQLSTAGGTSDGRFIAPTGAQVLELGPVNATIHQINECVKAEDLDKLSNMYQQILVELLG; the protein is encoded by the coding sequence ATGACCAGCCCTACCCTACAGCTCGCCTGCCAACTTATCGAAAAAGCCTCTGTTACTCCGGAAGATGTCGGCTGCCAGGCGCTAATGATCACGCGGCTAGAAGCCATCGGTTTTTCGGTTGAACATCTGCGATTTGGCGATGTTGATAATTTTTGGGCGATACGGGGCGAGAGCGGTCCAATACTCGCCTTTGCCGGTCATACCGACGTGGTTCCCACCGGTGATGAGCGCCAGTGGCAAACACCGCCTTTTGAACCCACGATTAAAGACGGTATGCTCTATGGTCGCGGCGCAGCCGACATGAAAGGCAGCCTTGCGGCCATGATTACCGCCTGCGAGAATTTTGTAGCGGAATACCCGAACCACAGCGGCCGTATCGCCTTTTTAATTACCAGCGACGAAGAAGGTATTGCCATTAATGGTACCGTTAAAGTCATAGAATGGCTGGAATCCCGTAACGAAAAAATCAGTTGGTGTCTGGTTGGCGAACCCTCCAGCACTAAAGACGTTGGCGACATCATTAAGAATGGTCGCCGAGGCTCCCTAGGCTGCGAACTAACCGTAAAAGGTATTCAAGGGCACGTGGCCTACCCACACCTAGCCAAAAACCCCATTCACCTGGTATCGCCGGCACTGGCAGAACTCGCAGCGGAAAACTGGGACGAAGGCAACGACTTTTTCCCCGCCACGAGTTTTCAGGTATCAAACTTTAACAGTGGTACCGGTGCAACGAACGTCATACCCGGTGAAGCAAAAATAATATTTAACTTTCGTTTCTCCACCGAAACAACCGACGAACAATTACGCGAACGCGCCGAAACAATCTTACAAAAACACAACTTCGAGTACGACATTAATTGGTCTCTTTCGGGGCAACCTTTCTTGACCGCTGCTGGCGAACTTGTTGATGCCGCTGTGAATGCCATTAAAAAAGTGACCGGTCGCAACACCCAACTATCCACGGCCGGCGGCACATCCGATGGTCGTTTTATTGCACCAACAGGCGCTCAAGTACTCGAACTCGGCCCCGTAAATGCCACAATTCATCAAATTAACGAATGTGTAAAAGCAGAAGACCTGGATAAGCTAAGCAACATGTACCAGCAAATTTTGGTAGAACTATTAGGGTAA
- the moaC gene encoding cyclic pyranopterin monophosphate synthase MoaC codes for MVTLTHLNDKGEAHMVDVGGKAVSHRVASARSTVKMLPETLQMITEGKHKKGDVFAVARIAGIQAAKKCSDLIPLCHPLMLTKISVEISPDADNHSVVIEAICQLDGKTGVEMEALTAASIAALTIYDMCKAVDKGMVIVDTRLLKKTGGKSGDWQADD; via the coding sequence ATGGTCACACTCACGCACCTGAATGACAAAGGCGAAGCGCATATGGTGGACGTTGGCGGCAAAGCCGTTAGTCACCGTGTTGCCAGCGCACGCAGCACCGTAAAAATGCTGCCAGAAACGCTGCAAATGATTACCGAAGGCAAACACAAAAAAGGTGATGTATTTGCCGTTGCGCGCATTGCGGGCATACAAGCAGCCAAGAAATGCAGCGATTTAATACCACTTTGCCACCCCTTAATGCTCACTAAAATCAGTGTAGAAATTAGCCCTGATGCCGACAACCATTCAGTTGTAATAGAAGCCATCTGTCAGCTCGATGGCAAAACCGGTGTGGAAATGGAAGCTCTCACAGCCGCTTCGATAGCGGCCCTGACTATTTATGACATGTGTAAAGCTGTCGATAAAGGCATGGTGATTGTCGATACCCGGCTGCTGAAAAAAACCGGTGGCAAATCGGGGGACTGGCAAGCAGATGACTGA
- the moaD gene encoding molybdopterin converting factor subunit 1 has protein sequence MTEQTQDISILYFASLGEQLGTEKEQYPLSPNCTTIAELIQALAARGDIWSEALNASTVKCAVNHTLCNHTAALKPTDEVAFFPPVTGG, from the coding sequence ATGACTGAACAAACGCAAGACATATCGATTCTGTATTTTGCAAGCCTCGGCGAGCAACTTGGCACAGAGAAAGAACAGTATCCGCTATCGCCAAATTGCACCACCATTGCAGAACTTATACAGGCTCTCGCCGCTCGCGGCGATATCTGGTCTGAAGCCTTAAACGCATCAACAGTTAAATGCGCCGTGAACCACACACTGTGTAACCACACTGCGGCACTTAAACCCACAGACGAAGTTGCTTTCTTCCCACCGGTAACCGGAGGGTAA
- a CDS encoding molybdenum cofactor biosynthesis protein MoaE, whose product MIRVQIEDFSHTDEYKLLRDQGISGAIVTFAGLVRDFANTTESPNDFELQHYLGMTEKVLDTIERTARRKWKLEKVMIIHRVGKLSPGDQIVFVGVSSKHRKEAFEACAYIMDTLKTQAPFWKKENGNWVDAKGSDQTAADRWLESGEE is encoded by the coding sequence ATGATCCGTGTCCAAATCGAAGACTTTAGCCACACCGATGAGTATAAACTATTACGTGACCAAGGTATTAGCGGTGCGATCGTCACTTTTGCGGGGCTTGTAAGAGACTTTGCAAACACTACAGAATCACCGAACGATTTTGAGCTGCAACACTATCTCGGTATGACGGAAAAAGTACTCGACACGATAGAGCGTACAGCACGAAGAAAGTGGAAACTGGAAAAAGTAATGATTATTCACCGCGTCGGAAAACTTTCACCCGGCGACCAAATCGTATTCGTGGGGGTAAGCAGTAAACACCGCAAAGAAGCCTTTGAAGCCTGTGCCTATATTATGGACACCCTTAAAACCCAGGCACCTTTTTGGAAAAAAGAAAACGGTAACTGGGTCGACGCAAAAGGCAGTGATCAAACAGCAGCCGATCGCTGGCTGGAAAGCGGAGAAGAATAA
- a CDS encoding class I SAM-dependent methyltransferase encodes MLLNFVVSSPRECTRYAQAQAFADRYGYGFSDGQAPETVGYTLRFDDETVNLCQRQGKKTIFSQVDFVGGPKAHRRKFGGGKGQAIAKAVGLNKTKQLTVLDATAGMGGDAFVLASLGCEVTLVERSPVVRALLADGISRALASDDEELQVIVARMHLIEGDSIDYLQRLEPASFNVVYLDPMFPQRKKSAEVKKEMQFFHDIVGDDADADSLLSPALNIAENRVVIKRPKVAPFLAAHEPGYQLLGKANRFDIYPLKAFG; translated from the coding sequence ATGTTATTGAATTTTGTTGTTAGTTCTCCTCGTGAATGTACGAGGTATGCGCAGGCGCAGGCTTTTGCAGATCGCTATGGCTATGGTTTTTCTGACGGCCAAGCCCCCGAAACCGTGGGGTATACGCTTAGGTTTGACGACGAAACTGTAAACCTCTGCCAACGGCAAGGTAAAAAAACGATTTTTAGTCAGGTAGACTTTGTGGGTGGCCCCAAGGCCCACCGCCGTAAGTTTGGCGGTGGCAAGGGGCAGGCTATTGCCAAGGCCGTTGGCTTAAACAAAACAAAACAGCTGACTGTTCTGGATGCAACCGCGGGTATGGGCGGCGATGCCTTTGTGTTGGCTTCGCTGGGCTGTGAGGTGACGCTAGTTGAGCGGTCTCCGGTGGTACGAGCATTGCTGGCAGATGGCATTAGTCGTGCGCTAGCCAGTGATGATGAGGAGCTACAGGTGATTGTTGCGCGTATGCATTTGATCGAGGGCGATAGCATTGATTATCTGCAGAGGTTAGAACCAGCCAGTTTTAATGTGGTTTATCTCGACCCTATGTTCCCACAGAGGAAAAAATCGGCGGAAGTAAAAAAGGAAATGCAGTTTTTTCACGATATTGTCGGTGACGATGCCGACGCCGATAGCTTATTGTCGCCAGCGCTCAACATTGCAGAGAACCGAGTGGTGATAAAACGGCCAAAGGTAGCACCTTTTTTGGCAGCGCACGAGCCGGGGTATCAGTTGTTGGGAAAAGCCAATCGATTTGATATTTACCCGTTAAAAGCGTTCGGGTGA
- a CDS encoding ExbD/TolR family protein, whose amino-acid sequence MKKHGNLKDDSSGVDLTPLMDVVFIMLIFFIVTASFVKEHSMAVSVPPKTDGALSVVVPTVFTVSRNNEISAENRRVDIRSVRALIAQRGAASNGTAAVVINAHEAAAVITYVAIVDAAWQENIHSVPVRVFR is encoded by the coding sequence ATGAAAAAACATGGAAATTTAAAAGATGATAGTAGTGGCGTGGACTTAACTCCCTTGATGGATGTGGTATTTATTATGTTGATCTTTTTTATTGTCACCGCCTCATTTGTAAAAGAACATTCAATGGCGGTTTCTGTGCCGCCAAAAACTGACGGAGCGCTTTCCGTGGTAGTGCCTACGGTATTTACTGTAAGCCGTAATAATGAGATATCTGCCGAGAATCGTAGAGTGGATATTCGCTCGGTTCGAGCGTTAATCGCCCAGCGGGGAGCCGCCAGTAATGGCACAGCGGCCGTTGTCATTAATGCGCACGAGGCCGCTGCAGTGATAACCTATGTTGCTATAGTGGATGCAGCCTGGCAGGAAAATATTCACTCGGTTCCGGTTCGGGTATTTAGGTAA
- a CDS encoding energy transducer TonB — protein MRNYPVDKNQTSLLVATETTGSSLWRWLQVVPLAILVTCCLLIFMERLIAMADVAIDESETIIIEDIYWEEPIIETIKENPVKKQEPVERAPNRPTETERIEEQVEISIPGEGFKLEPVTGVNFAMGFNVPIAQYLGAAKYPANALRRGIEGYVDVRFDVTEYGGTDNIEVLHADPLGVFEKAAVRAVERWRYQPKTHEEKPVRFEGMMQRVRFEMQK, from the coding sequence ATGCGTAATTACCCTGTAGATAAAAACCAAACGTCGCTACTCGTTGCAACTGAAACTACCGGTTCGTCTCTGTGGCGATGGTTGCAGGTTGTTCCTCTCGCTATTCTTGTGACTTGCTGCCTGCTCATTTTTATGGAGCGACTAATTGCCATGGCCGATGTGGCCATCGATGAGAGCGAAACTATTATTATTGAAGACATTTATTGGGAAGAGCCGATAATAGAAACCATAAAGGAAAACCCTGTGAAAAAACAGGAGCCGGTTGAGCGCGCGCCGAATCGTCCCACAGAAACTGAACGTATTGAAGAGCAAGTTGAGATCTCTATTCCGGGAGAGGGGTTTAAATTGGAACCGGTAACCGGTGTTAATTTTGCTATGGGTTTTAATGTGCCTATCGCGCAATACCTCGGGGCGGCGAAATACCCTGCCAACGCCTTGCGTAGAGGTATAGAGGGTTATGTGGATGTGCGTTTTGACGTAACCGAGTACGGCGGTACCGATAATATCGAAGTGCTTCACGCAGACCCTCTTGGAGTGTTTGAAAAAGCTGCGGTTAGAGCCGTGGAGCGCTGGCGTTACCAGCCCAAAACCCACGAAGAAAAGCCCGTTCGTTTCGAGGGGATGATGCAACGCGTTCGCTTCGAGATGCAAAAGTAA
- a CDS encoding M56 family metallopeptidase, which produces MYLDLLPLISDYWLKPMLGLGLVLLVMRRPAFRSAAYLHCIFLLSLFAVVLATLWIPALPELELNIVPESWVQQMRLPLVGGQVGKTDMPWLYSMAAVYLLGLSWCASYTYASWRAAAKLTQRAKTPEKTDEKQLNTIVSELAQIFRLKRKSICFALSDDIQSPLVWKWRSPIIVLPVSYRLWTADRLRRVLAHELAHIERNDWISKIVTRIICIFAWPLPFVWLISKKINWYAEVACDDRVIELLNCRGEYADDLLSLATDQKLSVFALSYLRSSELYQRINMVLDPCRMKNSPNFYRRVMLFLGLTLGFVPIAATQLHAVSSVSDIWYPYPIQVPLLVVPTESPIADGNDRFAWNIRQQFLQSRGQKAKPVVKDESASDEIPKSVAEVMLAPPAVRADEEFVVTAPIRRKNGLADGVNQTVKQNSIHVLSPAVSIRGYIPTKIVTPRYPNKALKRNITGRVVVRFDVNEDGHVTNPEVVETTSGKIFNRTVLEAIAEFRFTPLSLDGVPVITKNVHETFVFSM; this is translated from the coding sequence TGACTACTGGTTAAAGCCGATGCTTGGGCTGGGGTTGGTGTTGTTGGTCATGCGTCGGCCGGCCTTTAGATCCGCTGCCTATTTACACTGTATTTTTCTTCTTTCTCTATTTGCCGTTGTACTGGCAACACTGTGGATTCCGGCATTACCTGAACTGGAATTAAATATAGTGCCTGAAAGTTGGGTACAGCAAATGCGCTTGCCTTTAGTTGGCGGGCAGGTAGGGAAAACCGATATGCCCTGGTTGTACTCAATGGCAGCGGTTTATTTGCTCGGCTTAAGCTGGTGTGCCAGTTATACCTACGCCAGCTGGCGCGCGGCCGCGAAGCTAACCCAACGAGCGAAAACGCCCGAAAAAACTGACGAAAAGCAATTGAATACTATCGTTAGCGAGCTTGCACAGATATTTAGACTGAAGCGGAAAAGTATTTGCTTCGCATTGAGCGACGACATTCAGTCGCCGTTGGTATGGAAATGGCGCTCACCCATCATTGTGCTACCTGTAAGCTACCGCTTGTGGACGGCAGACAGGTTACGGCGGGTACTGGCTCATGAACTGGCTCATATCGAAAGAAACGATTGGATTAGTAAAATTGTTACGAGAATTATTTGTATTTTCGCTTGGCCGTTGCCTTTTGTATGGCTGATCAGCAAGAAAATTAATTGGTATGCCGAGGTTGCCTGCGATGATCGCGTAATTGAATTACTGAATTGTCGTGGAGAGTATGCTGACGACTTATTGAGCCTAGCAACTGATCAAAAACTGTCGGTATTTGCCTTAAGTTACCTGCGCTCATCCGAGCTCTACCAAAGAATCAATATGGTGCTGGATCCTTGCCGAATGAAGAACAGCCCCAATTTTTATCGCCGGGTGATGCTGTTTTTGGGGTTAACGCTGGGTTTTGTTCCCATTGCCGCCACCCAATTGCATGCCGTTTCGTCGGTATCAGATATCTGGTACCCCTATCCAATTCAGGTGCCGTTATTAGTCGTACCAACGGAGTCGCCTATTGCCGATGGCAATGATCGTTTTGCATGGAATATTCGTCAGCAATTTTTGCAATCGAGAGGGCAAAAAGCGAAGCCGGTGGTGAAAGATGAAAGCGCGAGTGATGAAATACCGAAATCAGTAGCGGAGGTTATGCTGGCGCCACCGGCGGTAAGAGCTGATGAGGAATTTGTGGTGACGGCACCCATTAGGCGAAAAAATGGTTTGGCCGATGGCGTGAATCAGACCGTTAAACAAAACTCGATCCACGTACTCTCCCCGGCTGTGAGTATTCGCGGTTATATTCCCACCAAGATTGTGACACCCCGATACCCTAATAAGGCGTTAAAACGCAATATTACCGGTAGAGTTGTTGTTCGCTTTGATGTGAATGAAGACGGACATGTGACCAACCCTGAAGTTGTCGAAACCACTTCAGGAAAAATATTTAATCGTACAGTATTGGAGGCGATAGCAGAATTCAGGTTTACTCCTTTATCGTTGGATGGTGTACCTGTTATTACAAAAAATGTTCATGAAACATTTGTATTTTCCATGTAG